In Promicromonospora sp. Populi, one genomic interval encodes:
- a CDS encoding HU family DNA-binding protein, whose amino-acid sequence MSLNKSELVSAIASKAEINKTEAEAALNAFQEVLIESLAKGEAVKVTGFLSAERVERAARTGRNPRTGEEISIPANFGVKISAGSLLKKAVAK is encoded by the coding sequence ATGTCGCTCAACAAGTCCGAGCTCGTCTCGGCCATCGCCAGCAAGGCTGAGATCAACAAGACCGAGGCCGAGGCCGCGCTCAACGCCTTCCAGGAGGTGCTGATCGAGTCGCTCGCCAAGGGTGAGGCCGTCAAGGTGACGGGCTTCCTCTCCGCCGAGCGCGTCGAGCGCGCCGCCCGCACGGGTCGTAACCCGCGCACTGGCGAGGAGATCTCGATCCCCGCGAACTTCGGTGTCAAGATCAGCGCCGGCTCGCTGCTGAAGAAGGCCGTCGCGAAGTGA
- a CDS encoding flippase-like domain-containing protein, with the protein MSNSRTDRADAGAEVSDVPPTESAAPTLVRVVDTPEDRVRHPRALVWMIACAVGIAGVLVLSVVAHGTTEGVTEDVRSFNDLLAAILFVPVAVLQGLVSMFAPVAVMIELGVRRLGRQIVESIVAAALGLLIGILTTILVSNLGSDELVRTMSVWERGNGYVLAIPEYAVALTAMLTVAGPATRRRTVRISWNLMFAALLIVLITGQVSLPGVLVALLLGRLAGAAVQYVSGIRSERAYGPELVMAVRRAGFAPMSLTRVHTSAGHTDSHTDSSPDLVPDDPVARALSRAGDNRVYALYCDDGVRRDVVVLDGDRQVVGMITRLWRALRLRGIEGRAAISLKAVAERTALLSYAATAAGVRTPRLLGIGEFGDSIALVLEHASHAVSLRDLPDDQVHDDVLAEAWKQLGRAHDAGLTHRALTQDVLLTHRDPDGSPHVWITGWEQGDIASSPLSRRLDLVQMLTLIGLRVGPRRAVASAVRALPDADIAAIGPLIQSIALPRTTREDVRRAKGLLGELRGALVERLPEASVQPQRISRFSARTVLTTTLMIIAVAVIVTTINFDEIARAVREANPWWVAVAFALAVLTWFGAGLTLVAFSPTRVPLGRATLTAAAGSFVALAAPAGIGPAALNLRLLTQRGVTMSMAVATVALVQVSQFVVTVLLLVALSIFTGSGALVELPSPAVLIALGSVALGVVATLLVPKVRRWGMGIIAPRLRQVWPRLAQMLSHPGRLALGVAGNLIMTLGYIVALWCCLTAFGQSLSLVDIALVNLVGNALGALIPTPGGLGGVEGALTAGLTAAGVPATIAFSATILYRLCTYWGRVPMGWIAMRYLERKGDL; encoded by the coding sequence ATGTCCAACTCGCGCACCGACCGGGCAGACGCCGGTGCCGAAGTCTCCGACGTACCTCCTACCGAGTCCGCCGCGCCAACCCTCGTCCGGGTCGTCGACACCCCCGAGGACCGTGTCCGGCACCCGCGCGCGCTGGTCTGGATGATCGCGTGCGCCGTCGGCATCGCGGGCGTCCTGGTCCTGTCGGTCGTGGCGCACGGCACCACCGAGGGCGTCACGGAGGACGTCCGGAGCTTCAACGACCTGCTGGCCGCGATCCTGTTCGTCCCCGTGGCGGTACTGCAGGGCCTGGTCAGCATGTTCGCCCCGGTCGCCGTGATGATCGAGCTGGGCGTCCGCCGGCTCGGCCGGCAGATCGTCGAGTCCATCGTGGCGGCCGCCCTCGGCCTGCTGATCGGCATCCTCACCACGATCCTGGTCAGCAACCTGGGCTCGGACGAGCTCGTGCGCACCATGTCGGTGTGGGAGCGCGGCAACGGGTACGTCCTGGCCATCCCCGAGTACGCCGTTGCCCTGACCGCGATGCTCACCGTCGCGGGGCCCGCCACGCGGCGTCGGACGGTGCGCATCTCGTGGAACCTGATGTTCGCCGCCCTGCTGATCGTGCTGATCACGGGCCAGGTGTCGCTGCCGGGTGTGCTCGTCGCGCTGCTGCTGGGCCGGCTCGCGGGCGCGGCAGTGCAGTACGTGTCGGGCATCCGCAGCGAGCGGGCCTACGGGCCCGAGCTGGTGATGGCGGTGCGGCGTGCCGGCTTCGCGCCGATGTCGCTCACCCGGGTGCACACCTCGGCCGGCCACACGGACAGCCACACGGACAGCTCCCCGGACCTGGTCCCGGACGACCCGGTGGCGCGCGCCCTGAGCCGCGCCGGCGACAACCGCGTGTACGCCCTGTACTGCGACGACGGCGTCCGCCGCGACGTAGTGGTGCTCGACGGCGACCGGCAGGTAGTCGGCATGATCACGCGGCTGTGGCGGGCCCTGCGCCTGCGCGGGATCGAGGGCCGGGCCGCGATCTCGCTCAAGGCCGTGGCCGAGCGCACCGCGCTGCTGTCCTATGCCGCAACCGCCGCCGGCGTCCGCACGCCCCGGCTCCTGGGGATCGGCGAGTTCGGCGACTCGATAGCGCTGGTCCTGGAGCACGCCTCCCACGCCGTCTCGCTCCGCGACCTGCCTGACGACCAGGTGCACGATGACGTCCTCGCCGAGGCCTGGAAGCAGCTCGGCCGGGCGCACGACGCCGGCCTGACGCACCGCGCGCTGACCCAGGACGTGCTGCTCACCCACCGGGACCCGGACGGCAGCCCGCACGTGTGGATCACAGGCTGGGAGCAGGGCGACATCGCGTCGTCGCCTCTGTCCCGGCGGCTCGACCTCGTGCAGATGCTCACGCTCATCGGGCTGCGGGTCGGCCCCCGCCGCGCCGTCGCCTCCGCGGTCCGTGCCCTGCCCGACGCCGACATCGCCGCCATCGGACCCCTGATCCAGTCGATCGCCCTGCCGCGGACCACCCGCGAGGACGTGCGGCGCGCGAAGGGCCTCCTGGGCGAGCTGCGCGGGGCGCTCGTGGAGCGTCTGCCCGAGGCCAGCGTGCAGCCGCAGCGCATCTCCCGGTTCAGCGCGCGCACCGTCCTGACCACGACGCTGATGATCATCGCGGTCGCCGTCATCGTCACCACCATCAACTTCGACGAGATCGCCCGGGCCGTGCGGGAGGCCAACCCGTGGTGGGTGGCCGTGGCCTTCGCGCTCGCCGTGCTCACCTGGTTCGGCGCCGGCCTCACGCTCGTCGCCTTCTCCCCGACGCGGGTGCCGCTCGGGCGGGCCACGCTCACGGCCGCGGCGGGCTCGTTCGTCGCGCTCGCCGCCCCCGCGGGCATCGGGCCCGCCGCGCTCAACCTGCGGCTGCTGACCCAGCGCGGCGTCACGATGTCCATGGCTGTGGCCACCGTGGCGCTGGTGCAGGTGTCGCAGTTCGTCGTCACGGTGCTGCTGCTCGTGGCCCTGTCGATCTTCACGGGGTCCGGGGCGCTCGTGGAGCTGCCGTCGCCGGCGGTCCTGATCGCGCTGGGGAGCGTAGCGCTCGGCGTCGTCGCGACGCTGCTGGTGCCGAAGGTGCGGCGGTGGGGCATGGGGATCATCGCGCCGAGGCTGCGCCAGGTGTGGCCCCGGCTGGCCCAGATGCTGAGCCACCCCGGCCGGCTGGCGCTCGGTGTGGCGGGAAACCTCATCATGACGCTCGGTTACATCGTCGCCCTGTGGTGCTGCCTCACGGCGTTCGGGCAGTCGCTCTCGCTGGTCGACATCGCCCTCGTCAACCTCGTGGGTAACGCGCTCGGCGCGCTCATCCCGACGCCGGGTGGCCTCGGCGGTGTCGAGGGTGCCCTGACGGCCGGCCTGACGGCCGCGGGGGTGCCCGCCACCATCGCCTTCTCCGCGACCATCCTGTACCGCCTGTGCACCTACTGGGGCCGGGTCCCGATGGGCTGGATCGCGATGCGCTACCTGGAACGCAAGGGCGACCTGTAA